From Scomber scombrus chromosome 13, fScoSco1.1, whole genome shotgun sequence, a single genomic window includes:
- the pou2f1b gene encoding POU domain, class 2, transcription factor 1b isoform X2, producing the protein MADGGAASQDESSGPDAKVNNQSETTKCAMESGDGNTGIQINGLDFQRQTVPTTSAITNAHAQALLQQLTLTPAHQQLLIQQAQAQLLAAAVQHSANQQNSTTGASISASAATPITQLPLSQPIQIASQLQQQNLSLPQFVLVQPGHPIATPMPTTQFIISQTPHTQAGILQSPSLLTQLPQPTNLSQPNLLPSQPSINLTTQPATPTRTTAATPIQTPPKRLDTPTLEEPSDLEELEQFAKTFKQRRIKLGFTQGDVGLAMGKLYGNDFSQTTISRFEALNLSFKNMCKLKPLLEKWLNDAENLTSDQGLSSPSALGSPGMGIEGINRRRKKRTSIETNIRVALEKSFLEQNQKPTSEEITMIADQLNMEKEVIRVWFCNRRQKEKRINPPSSGNSGGCHTPIKTIFTPSSPLVASTASLVSSPTINTPTTLTVNPVMPLTSTSVSNLSFTGTTVGPTNTASVISTAPMVTTVTSSPSLSPSPTSIHCTTAESKAGIHAHTIVTQAPTSIATSLGTGQVMVTSGLSAALQGAQLPTSIAAMAAAAGLNPGLMASSQFAPGGALLSLAPGGLGSALSPALMSNSTLATLQALASGGAIPITSLDGGNLLFANTSAGNTPNLVTTPLFLNPQNLSLLTSNPVSLVSHGAGGLQLTADAHQATTAAVPVQASTITTASKAQ; encoded by the exons atggcGGACGGAGGAGCAGCGAGTCAAGATGAGAGTTCAGGACCAG ATGCTAAAGTGAATAATCAGTCAGAAACTACTAAATGTGCAATGGAAAGTGGTGACGGGAACACCG GAATCCAAATCAATGGATTGGACTTTCAGAGGCAGACGGTGCCAACCACAAGTGCAATCACTAATGCACATGCACAAGCCCTCCTCCAACAG TTGACCCTGACCCCAGCGCATCAGCAGCTGTTGATCCAGCAGGCACAAGCTCAGCTCCTGGCTGCAGCCGTGCAGCATTCAGCTAACCAGCAGAACAGCACCACTGGGGCCAGTATCTCAGCCTCTGCAGCCACACCCATCACCCAGCTACCCCTGTCACAGCCAATCCAGATTGCTTCT cagctacagcagcagaatCTTAGCCTGCCTCAGTTTGTCCTTGTGCAGCCCGGCCACCCGATCGCCACACCAATGCCGACCACCCAGTTCATCATCTCACAGACACCGCACACCCAAGCAG GCATATTACAATCCCCGAGTCTTCTAACTCAACTACCTCAACCAACCAACCTAAGCCAACCTAACCTCCTGCCGAGTCAACCAAGCATCAACCTCACAACTCAG CCTGCAACCCCAACCCGCACAACAGCAGCCACACCTATTCAGACACCACCCAAACGGTTGGATACCCCCACTCTGGAGGAGCCTAGTGatctggaggagctggagcagTTTGCCAAGACCTTCAAACAGAGGCGGATCAAACTGGGCTTCacgcag GGCGACGTTGGCCTGGCCATGGGGAAGCTGTACGGAAACGACTTCAGCCAAACTACCATCTCTCGCTTTGAGGCCTTGAATCTGAGCTTTAAGAACATGTGCAAACTCAAGCCATTGCTGGAAAAGTGGCTCAATGATGCAG AGAACCTGACATCTGACCAGGGCCTGTCCAGCCCCAGTGCACTCGGCTCCCCGGGCATGGGCATAGAGGGGATCAACCGCAGACGAAAGAAGAGGACCAGTATTGAGACCAACATCCGAGTGGCCTTAGAAAAGAGCTTTCTTGAG CAGAACCAAAAACCTACCTCTGAGGAGATCACCATGATCGCTGACCAGCTCAACATGGAGAAGGAGGTGATTCGGGTCTGGTTCTGCAATCGCCggcagaaagagaagaggattaaCCCCCCGAGTAGTGGCAACAGCGGAGGATGCCACACCCCCATCAAAACCATCTTTACACCCAGTAGTCCTTTG GTGGCCAGCACGGCGAGCCTTGTGAGCAGTCCAACTATTAACACACCCACCACTCTGACTGTAAATCCAGTGATGCCTCTCACCAGCACCAGCGTCTCCAATTTGTCTTTCACAG GGACGACAGTTGGACCCACAAACACTGCATCTGTCATATCCACTGCACCTATGGTTACCACAGTAACCAGTTCTCCATCATTAAGCCCGTCACCAACGAGTATTCACTGTACGACCGCAGAGAGTAAAGCTGGCATTCATGCGCACACCATCGTCACCCAGGCCCCAACATCCATAGCCACCTCTTTAGGGACAGGTCAGGTGATGGTGACTTCAGGGCTGTCTGCAGCACTGCAGGGTGCCCAGTTACCCACCAGCATTGCTGCTATGGCTGCTGCCGCAGGGCTCAACCCAGGACTGATGGCCTCCTCCCAGTTCGCCCCAGG tggGGCCCTGCTCAGTCTGGCTCCTGGTGGCCTTGGCAGCGCGCTGAGTCCTGCCCTCATGAGCAACAGCACCCTGGCCACCCTACAAG CTCTGGCATCGGGTGGGGCAATCCCCATCACCTCTCTGGATGGTGGTAACCTGCTGTTTGCCAACACCTCTGCTGGTAACACACCCAACCTGGTGACCACGCCGCTCTTCCTGAACCCCCAGAACCTGTCGCTGCTCACCAGCAACCCCGTCAGCCTGGTGTCGCACGGGGCGGGGGGGCTGCAGCTCACTGCTGATGCTCATCAAGCCACCACGGCTGCTGTGCCTGTGCAAGCCTCGACCATTACCACTGCCTCCAAGGCTCAGTGA
- the pou2f1b gene encoding POU domain, class 2, transcription factor 1b isoform X3, producing the protein MADGGAASQDESSGPDAKVNNQSETTKCAMESGDGNTGIQINGLDFQRQTVPTTSAITNAHAQALLQQLTLTPAHQQLLIQQAQAQLLAAAVQHSANQQNSTTGASISASAATPITQLPLSQPIQIASLQQQNLSLPQFVLVQPGHPIATPMPTTQFIISQTPHTQAGILQSPSLLTQLPQPTNLSQPNLLPSQPSINLTTQPATPTRTTAATPIQTPPKRLDTPTLEEPSDLEELEQFAKTFKQRRIKLGFTQGDVGLAMGKLYGNDFSQTTISRFEALNLSFKNMCKLKPLLEKWLNDAENLTSDQGLSSPSALGSPGMGIEGINRRRKKRTSIETNIRVALEKSFLEQNQKPTSEEITMIADQLNMEKEVIRVWFCNRRQKEKRINPPSSGNSGGCHTPIKTIFTPSSPLVASTASLVSSPTINTPTTLTVNPVMPLTSTSVSNLSFTGTTVGPTNTASVISTAPMVTTVTSSPSLSPSPTSIHCTTAESKAGIHAHTIVTQAPTSIATSLGTGQVMVTSGLSAALQGAQLPTSIAAMAAAAGLNPGLMASSQFAPGGALLSLAPGGLGSALSPALMSNSTLATLQALASGGAIPITSLDGGNLLFANTSAGNTPNLVTTPLFLNPQNLSLLTSNPVSLVSHGAGGLQLTADAHQATTAAVPVQASTITTASKAQ; encoded by the exons atggcGGACGGAGGAGCAGCGAGTCAAGATGAGAGTTCAGGACCAG ATGCTAAAGTGAATAATCAGTCAGAAACTACTAAATGTGCAATGGAAAGTGGTGACGGGAACACCG GAATCCAAATCAATGGATTGGACTTTCAGAGGCAGACGGTGCCAACCACAAGTGCAATCACTAATGCACATGCACAAGCCCTCCTCCAACAG TTGACCCTGACCCCAGCGCATCAGCAGCTGTTGATCCAGCAGGCACAAGCTCAGCTCCTGGCTGCAGCCGTGCAGCATTCAGCTAACCAGCAGAACAGCACCACTGGGGCCAGTATCTCAGCCTCTGCAGCCACACCCATCACCCAGCTACCCCTGTCACAGCCAATCCAGATTGCTTCT ctacagcagcagaatCTTAGCCTGCCTCAGTTTGTCCTTGTGCAGCCCGGCCACCCGATCGCCACACCAATGCCGACCACCCAGTTCATCATCTCACAGACACCGCACACCCAAGCAG GCATATTACAATCCCCGAGTCTTCTAACTCAACTACCTCAACCAACCAACCTAAGCCAACCTAACCTCCTGCCGAGTCAACCAAGCATCAACCTCACAACTCAG CCTGCAACCCCAACCCGCACAACAGCAGCCACACCTATTCAGACACCACCCAAACGGTTGGATACCCCCACTCTGGAGGAGCCTAGTGatctggaggagctggagcagTTTGCCAAGACCTTCAAACAGAGGCGGATCAAACTGGGCTTCacgcag GGCGACGTTGGCCTGGCCATGGGGAAGCTGTACGGAAACGACTTCAGCCAAACTACCATCTCTCGCTTTGAGGCCTTGAATCTGAGCTTTAAGAACATGTGCAAACTCAAGCCATTGCTGGAAAAGTGGCTCAATGATGCAG AGAACCTGACATCTGACCAGGGCCTGTCCAGCCCCAGTGCACTCGGCTCCCCGGGCATGGGCATAGAGGGGATCAACCGCAGACGAAAGAAGAGGACCAGTATTGAGACCAACATCCGAGTGGCCTTAGAAAAGAGCTTTCTTGAG CAGAACCAAAAACCTACCTCTGAGGAGATCACCATGATCGCTGACCAGCTCAACATGGAGAAGGAGGTGATTCGGGTCTGGTTCTGCAATCGCCggcagaaagagaagaggattaaCCCCCCGAGTAGTGGCAACAGCGGAGGATGCCACACCCCCATCAAAACCATCTTTACACCCAGTAGTCCTTTG GTGGCCAGCACGGCGAGCCTTGTGAGCAGTCCAACTATTAACACACCCACCACTCTGACTGTAAATCCAGTGATGCCTCTCACCAGCACCAGCGTCTCCAATTTGTCTTTCACAG GGACGACAGTTGGACCCACAAACACTGCATCTGTCATATCCACTGCACCTATGGTTACCACAGTAACCAGTTCTCCATCATTAAGCCCGTCACCAACGAGTATTCACTGTACGACCGCAGAGAGTAAAGCTGGCATTCATGCGCACACCATCGTCACCCAGGCCCCAACATCCATAGCCACCTCTTTAGGGACAGGTCAGGTGATGGTGACTTCAGGGCTGTCTGCAGCACTGCAGGGTGCCCAGTTACCCACCAGCATTGCTGCTATGGCTGCTGCCGCAGGGCTCAACCCAGGACTGATGGCCTCCTCCCAGTTCGCCCCAGG tggGGCCCTGCTCAGTCTGGCTCCTGGTGGCCTTGGCAGCGCGCTGAGTCCTGCCCTCATGAGCAACAGCACCCTGGCCACCCTACAAG CTCTGGCATCGGGTGGGGCAATCCCCATCACCTCTCTGGATGGTGGTAACCTGCTGTTTGCCAACACCTCTGCTGGTAACACACCCAACCTGGTGACCACGCCGCTCTTCCTGAACCCCCAGAACCTGTCGCTGCTCACCAGCAACCCCGTCAGCCTGGTGTCGCACGGGGCGGGGGGGCTGCAGCTCACTGCTGATGCTCATCAAGCCACCACGGCTGCTGTGCCTGTGCAAGCCTCGACCATTACCACTGCCTCCAAGGCTCAGTGA
- the pou2f1b gene encoding POU domain, class 2, transcription factor 1b isoform X1: MADGGAASQDESSGPDAKVNNQSETTKCAMESGDGNTGIQINGLDFQRQTVPTTSAITNAHAQALLQQLTLTPAHQQLLIQQAQAQLLAAAVQHSANQQNSTTGASISASAATPITQLPLSQPIQIASENCLTSISDDCLTLGFYLKTWMQLQQQNLSLPQFVLVQPGHPIATPMPTTQFIISQTPHTQAGILQSPSLLTQLPQPTNLSQPNLLPSQPSINLTTQPATPTRTTAATPIQTPPKRLDTPTLEEPSDLEELEQFAKTFKQRRIKLGFTQGDVGLAMGKLYGNDFSQTTISRFEALNLSFKNMCKLKPLLEKWLNDAVCAENLTSDQGLSSPSALGSPGMGIEGINRRRKKRTSIETNIRVALEKSFLEQNQKPTSEEITMIADQLNMEKEVIRVWFCNRRQKEKRINPPSSGNSGGCHTPIKTIFTPSSPLVASTASLVSSPTINTPTTLTVNPVMPLTSTSVSNLSFTGTTVGPTNTASVISTAPMVTTVTSSPSLSPSPTSIHCTTAESKAGIHAHTIVTQAPTSIATSLGTGQVMVTSGLSAALQGAQLPTSIAAMAAAAGLNPGLMASSQFAPGGALLSLAPGGLGSALSPALMSNSTLATLQALASGGAIPITSLDGGNLLFANTSAGNTPNLVTTPLFLNPQNLSLLTSNPVSLVSHGAGGLQLTADAHQATTAAVPVQASTITTASKAQ; encoded by the exons atggcGGACGGAGGAGCAGCGAGTCAAGATGAGAGTTCAGGACCAG ATGCTAAAGTGAATAATCAGTCAGAAACTACTAAATGTGCAATGGAAAGTGGTGACGGGAACACCG GAATCCAAATCAATGGATTGGACTTTCAGAGGCAGACGGTGCCAACCACAAGTGCAATCACTAATGCACATGCACAAGCCCTCCTCCAACAG TTGACCCTGACCCCAGCGCATCAGCAGCTGTTGATCCAGCAGGCACAAGCTCAGCTCCTGGCTGCAGCCGTGCAGCATTCAGCTAACCAGCAGAACAGCACCACTGGGGCCAGTATCTCAGCCTCTGCAGCCACACCCATCACCCAGCTACCCCTGTCACAGCCAATCCAGATTGCTTCT GAGAATTGCTTGACTTCCATATCAGACGACTGCCTGACACTTGGTTTCTACTTAAAGACATGGATG cagctacagcagcagaatCTTAGCCTGCCTCAGTTTGTCCTTGTGCAGCCCGGCCACCCGATCGCCACACCAATGCCGACCACCCAGTTCATCATCTCACAGACACCGCACACCCAAGCAG GCATATTACAATCCCCGAGTCTTCTAACTCAACTACCTCAACCAACCAACCTAAGCCAACCTAACCTCCTGCCGAGTCAACCAAGCATCAACCTCACAACTCAG CCTGCAACCCCAACCCGCACAACAGCAGCCACACCTATTCAGACACCACCCAAACGGTTGGATACCCCCACTCTGGAGGAGCCTAGTGatctggaggagctggagcagTTTGCCAAGACCTTCAAACAGAGGCGGATCAAACTGGGCTTCacgcag GGCGACGTTGGCCTGGCCATGGGGAAGCTGTACGGAAACGACTTCAGCCAAACTACCATCTCTCGCTTTGAGGCCTTGAATCTGAGCTTTAAGAACATGTGCAAACTCAAGCCATTGCTGGAAAAGTGGCTCAATGATGCAG TTTGTGCAGAGAACCTGACATCTGACCAGGGCCTGTCCAGCCCCAGTGCACTCGGCTCCCCGGGCATGGGCATAGAGGGGATCAACCGCAGACGAAAGAAGAGGACCAGTATTGAGACCAACATCCGAGTGGCCTTAGAAAAGAGCTTTCTTGAG CAGAACCAAAAACCTACCTCTGAGGAGATCACCATGATCGCTGACCAGCTCAACATGGAGAAGGAGGTGATTCGGGTCTGGTTCTGCAATCGCCggcagaaagagaagaggattaaCCCCCCGAGTAGTGGCAACAGCGGAGGATGCCACACCCCCATCAAAACCATCTTTACACCCAGTAGTCCTTTG GTGGCCAGCACGGCGAGCCTTGTGAGCAGTCCAACTATTAACACACCCACCACTCTGACTGTAAATCCAGTGATGCCTCTCACCAGCACCAGCGTCTCCAATTTGTCTTTCACAG GGACGACAGTTGGACCCACAAACACTGCATCTGTCATATCCACTGCACCTATGGTTACCACAGTAACCAGTTCTCCATCATTAAGCCCGTCACCAACGAGTATTCACTGTACGACCGCAGAGAGTAAAGCTGGCATTCATGCGCACACCATCGTCACCCAGGCCCCAACATCCATAGCCACCTCTTTAGGGACAGGTCAGGTGATGGTGACTTCAGGGCTGTCTGCAGCACTGCAGGGTGCCCAGTTACCCACCAGCATTGCTGCTATGGCTGCTGCCGCAGGGCTCAACCCAGGACTGATGGCCTCCTCCCAGTTCGCCCCAGG tggGGCCCTGCTCAGTCTGGCTCCTGGTGGCCTTGGCAGCGCGCTGAGTCCTGCCCTCATGAGCAACAGCACCCTGGCCACCCTACAAG CTCTGGCATCGGGTGGGGCAATCCCCATCACCTCTCTGGATGGTGGTAACCTGCTGTTTGCCAACACCTCTGCTGGTAACACACCCAACCTGGTGACCACGCCGCTCTTCCTGAACCCCCAGAACCTGTCGCTGCTCACCAGCAACCCCGTCAGCCTGGTGTCGCACGGGGCGGGGGGGCTGCAGCTCACTGCTGATGCTCATCAAGCCACCACGGCTGCTGTGCCTGTGCAAGCCTCGACCATTACCACTGCCTCCAAGGCTCAGTGA